The proteins below are encoded in one region of Helicoverpa zea isolate HzStark_Cry1AcR chromosome 21, ilHelZeax1.1, whole genome shotgun sequence:
- the LOC124640947 gene encoding zinc finger protein 660-like: MSLLDFTKICRLCLEPNKQTYDIYTSYCVKSNTTYHDMLTNCTKLKPQKEDGLPRLICKECCRQLKRTYSFNVQCDESDKKLKLLLGNLSEESKQNGCLDATVKHEDDGEIKAEGVDGELLTTLDDNVQGDLLPALDDNGQEELKGIKLEPLLNDDGSNSSWDVEDNDVLLEHRKSKKKETKSLEEKPKKKRGRKKKVYLENEVRRIPESKLPHQCDICGKVLSTKSNLKAHKVCHSDLRPFQCTECPATFRGHSALFQHKKIHSGETPYHCEYCPKQFSRRTGLVNHVRMHKGDKRYSCDVCFKTFVQSAQLSIHLRRHKGDKPFLCQVCGKGFPIRAELKVHQRTHNGEKPYSCHLCTKTFATSGNLSIHVRIHNKEIRYNCKECERGFVTCSAYNVHLKRHKGQRDYHCECGKTFFTSSALKQHKVVHTGEKKYQCKICDRKFTQTSHLGRHFRRDHAKPNAPLPSSETYKIVLPDNNVFTLIDSTIQKISQNVNSDVKCEGS; encoded by the exons ATGTCGTTATTAGactttacaaaaatatgtcGATTATGTCTCgagccaaacaaacaaacatacgatATTTACACCAGTTATTGTGTAAAAAGCAACACTACTTACCATGATATGCTAACAAATTGCACTAAATTAAAG CCGCAAAAAGAGGATGGTCTACCTCGTTTAATTTGTAAGGAATGTTGTCGGCAGCTCAAGCGTACGTACAGTTTTAACGTACAATGTGATGAGAGTGATAAAAAGCTAAAATTATTACTAGGAAACTTGTCAGAAGAAAGCAAACAAAATGGATGTTTGGATGCAACTGTGAAACATGAAGATGATGGGGAAATAAAAGCCGAAGGTGTTGATGGGGAATTATTGACGACGCTAGATGATAATGTTCAGGGAGATCTGTTGCCAGCACTTGATGATAATGGCCAAGAAGAACTTAAGGGTATTAAGCTCG aGCCATTATTGAATGATGATGGAAGCAACAGCTCTTGGGATGTTGAAGATAATGATGTGTTATTGGAACATAGAAAATCGAAGAAAAAAG aaaCAAAATCTCTTGAAGAGAAACCAAAAAAGAAAAGAGGTAGAAAGAAAAAAG TATATTTAGAAAACGAAGtccgccgcataccagagagtAAGCTGCCGCATCAGTGTGACATCTGTGGGAAGGTGCTGAGTACTAAGAGTAATCTGAAAGCACATAAAGTGTGCCATTCAGATCTCAGGCCGTTTCAGTGTACCGAATGTCCGGCTACTTTTAG AGGTCACAGTGCGTTATTTCAACATAAGAAAATACACTCGGGTGAAACTCCTTACCACTGTGAGTATTGTCCAAAGCAGTTTAGTAGACGCACGGGACTCGTCAATCATGTACGAATGCATAAAG GAGACAAGAGGTACAGTTGTGATGTATGTTTCAAAACGTTCGTGCAGAGCGCTCAGCTGTCCATTCATTTACGGAGACATAAAGGAGACAAACCCTTTTTGTGCCAAGTCTGTGGGAAAG GATTTCCAATAAGGGCAGAATTGAAAGTTCACCAAAGGACACACAACGGCGAAAAGCCATACTCTTGTCATCTCTGTACGAAGACTTTCGCGACATCTGGCAACTTATCCATACACGTTAGGATACATAATAAGGAAATAAG ATATAACTGCAAAGAATGTGAACGAGGCTTCGTAACATGTAGCGCTTACAACGTCCACTTAAAGAGACATAAAGGCCAGAGAGACTACCACTGTGAATGTGGCAAGACTTTCTTCACGTCATcagcattaaaacaacacaaaGTAGTCCACACAggagaaaaaaaataccaatgcAAAATATGTGACAGAAAGTTCACACAAACTAGTCATTTAGGTCGGCATTTTAGACGAGACCACGCTAAACCGAACGCGCCCTTACCTTCTTCGGAAACTTACAAAATAGTGTTGCCAGATAATAATGTGTTTACTCTAATAGATAGTACGATACAGAAAATTTCGCAGAATGTTAATAGCGATGTGAAGTGTGAAGGCTCGTAG
- the LOC124640834 gene encoding protein phosphatase methylesterase 1, translating into MSALQKTIMKNKLPPRCPRTSGVSKLAPFGAGRRKDYTPVPWKEYFEKTVDVETDGGTFKVYLSPEPDHPDRPRIVTLHGGGYSGLSWALFTEEITSMIHCQVVSIDIRGHGETKVENPDDLSIETLVHDVEQVLHKLFSDGIPSLVLVGHSMGGAVAVRVAQRPSLEHCIHGIAVIDVVEGTAMDALASMQSFLRSRPTHFKSIEHAIEWCVRSGQVRNVDSARVSMPSQIVNCETGLLATNEVETYTRVSGSAPEPARHAALPDRIAEEDGEDIAEPEPEPEPQAFARPTAVGDGASTMKYKWRIDLSKTERHWAGWFRGLSAAFLSLRPPRLLLLASIDGLDRELTVGQMQGKFQMQVLTRCGHAVHEDTPGEVARVVAAFALRHRLTSATEAGEQMQLVHAMPGC; encoded by the exons atgtcTGCTCTTCAGAAGACGataatgaaaaacaaattgCCGCCAAGATGCCCTAGAACTTCTGGCGTATCGAA GCTCGCGCCATTCGGCGCAGGCCGTCGTAAGGACTACACTCCAGTACCCTGGAAGGAGTATTTTGAGAAGACAGTAGATGTCGAGACTGATGGAGGAACCTTCAAGGTGTACCTGTCTCCGGAACCTGATCATCCGGACAGGCCCAGGATAGTGACTTTACATGGAGGTGGTTATTCAGGACTTAGTTGGGCTTTGTTCACT GAGGAGATAACCAGCATGATACACTGTCAGGTGGTGTCAATAGACATCAGAGGCCATGGGGAAACTAAGGTGGAGAATCCTGATGACCTCAGCATTGAGACTCTTGTGCA TGACGTTGAACAAGTGCTGCACAAGTTGTTCAGCGATGGCATACCGTCGCTGGTGCTGGTGGGGCACTCGATGGGCGGCGCCGTCGCCGTGCGCGTGGCGCAGCGGCCCTCGCTCGAGCACTGCATACATGGCATCGCGGTTATTGACGTCGTGGAAG GCACTGCAATGGATGCCCTTGCCAGCATGCAGAGCTTCTTACGGAGTAGACCGACACATTTCAAGAGCATTGAACACGCTATAGAGTGGTG TGTCCGAAGTGGCCAGGTTCGTAATGTTGATTCAGCGAGAGTATCTATGCCCAGTCAAATTGTGAA CTGTGAAACAGGCCTCCTAGCCACAAACGAAGTGGAGACATACACTCGAGTGTCGGGCTCCGCCCCCGAGCCCGCCCGACACGCGGCGCTGCCCGACCGCATCGCCGAGGAGGATGGCGAGGACATAGCCGAGCCCGAGCCCGAGCCGGAGCCCCAGGCCTTCGCCCGCCCTACCGCTGTGGGGGACGGCGCTAGTACTATGAA gTACAAATGGCGTATCGACCTATCGAAGACGGAGCGTCACTGGGCGGGCTGGTTCCGCGGACTGTCGGCCGCCTTCCTCTCCCTGCGGCCGCCGCGGCTGCTGCTGCTGGCCTCTATAGACGGCCTCGACAGGGAACTGACTGTCGGACAGATGCAGG GTAAATTCCAAATGCAAGTGCTGACGCGATGTGGTCACGCCGTACACGAAGACACTCCGGGCGAG gtAGCGCGAGTGGTAGCAGCATTCGCCTTACGTCACCGTCTCACGTCGGCCACTGAAGCCGGCGAACAGATGCAGCTCGTGCATGCCATGCCCGGCTGTTGA